In one window of Zhongshania aliphaticivorans DNA:
- the cobT gene encoding nicotinate-nucleotide--dimethylbenzimidazole phosphoribosyltransferase produces the protein MSHWYEESAPEADEEFRASAQARQASLTKPLGALGRLEDVAIQLSAVQRTLEPHLDKALIAVFAGDHGVTTEGVSAYPQSVTSEMVRNFASGGAAISVLAKAMDAEFKVINVGTVYALEDLPNVIDMRVGAGTQNMCVTEAMTMEQCEEAMIVGRDIIDQAGDIDVFIGGEMGIGNSTSAAALAVAHTRLSAMAMVGRGTGITDQMLAKKSAVVTRAMSRHLPHMKNGMEVLRRIGGYEINALAGAYIRAAQKGIAVVVDGYICTAAAMSAVRINPSIRPWLFFSHCSAEPGHSRLLNKMEAEPLLQLDMRLGEGSGAALALPIMQAACRLQKEMASFEQAGVSRGNS, from the coding sequence ATGTCACATTGGTATGAGGAGTCAGCACCAGAAGCTGACGAGGAGTTTCGCGCCTCTGCGCAGGCGCGGCAAGCAAGTTTAACCAAACCGCTGGGGGCGTTGGGGCGGCTAGAAGATGTTGCAATTCAATTGTCAGCAGTGCAACGAACCCTAGAGCCTCACTTAGATAAGGCTTTAATTGCGGTGTTCGCTGGGGATCATGGAGTGACAACCGAAGGTGTGTCGGCTTATCCACAATCGGTGACATCCGAAATGGTGCGTAATTTCGCTAGCGGCGGCGCAGCGATAAGTGTCCTAGCTAAAGCGATGGACGCTGAGTTTAAAGTGATCAATGTGGGCACGGTGTACGCACTTGAAGATTTACCCAATGTTATTGATATGCGAGTGGGTGCTGGTACCCAGAATATGTGCGTCACCGAAGCCATGACCATGGAGCAATGTGAAGAGGCCATGATTGTCGGGCGGGATATTATCGACCAAGCCGGTGACATTGATGTGTTTATTGGCGGCGAAATGGGCATTGGCAATAGTACTTCTGCTGCTGCCTTGGCGGTAGCGCATACTCGGTTGTCAGCAATGGCGATGGTGGGACGTGGTACAGGAATTACAGACCAGATGCTGGCAAAAAAATCGGCGGTGGTAACTCGTGCAATGTCTCGGCATTTACCCCATATGAAAAACGGCATGGAAGTGTTGCGCCGCATTGGTGGCTATGAAATTAATGCCCTTGCCGGTGCCTATATCCGTGCAGCTCAAAAAGGCATAGCGGTGGTGGTTGATGGCTATATATGTACCGCAGCGGCCATGTCGGCGGTAAGAATTAACCCCTCGATTAGACCATGGTTGTTCTTTTCTCATTGCTCGGCAGAACCCGGCCACAGCCGTCTGTTAAATAAAATGGAAGCTGAACCATTGTTGCAGTTGGATATGCGCTTGGGTGAGGGAAGCGGAGCGGCGTTGGCCTTGCCCATTATGCAGGCGGCCTGCCGTTTGCAAAAAGAAATGGCGAGTTTTGAGCAAGCTGGTGTGAGCCGTGGCAATAGTTAA
- a CDS encoding MAPEG family protein codes for MSIAFWCVFVAGLMPGLTALIAKVGKSENGRFDNNHPREWLAQLDGRGARVVAAMQNGFEGFPLFAAAVIIAQFGGADQANVNLLAMAYIGVRVVFTICYIQNWATLRSLVWAAGIGVILTLLCITPTVGA; via the coding sequence ATGAGTATTGCGTTTTGGTGCGTGTTTGTTGCTGGTTTAATGCCGGGTTTGACCGCATTAATTGCCAAAGTGGGTAAATCTGAAAATGGTCGTTTTGATAATAATCATCCTCGAGAGTGGCTGGCGCAGCTAGATGGTCGTGGAGCCCGTGTGGTTGCGGCAATGCAAAATGGCTTTGAAGGCTTTCCATTATTTGCAGCCGCGGTGATTATTGCGCAGTTTGGCGGCGCTGATCAGGCGAATGTTAATCTGCTGGCGATGGCGTATATTGGTGTTCGCGTGGTATTTACCATCTGTTATATTCAAAATTGGGCAACCTTGCGTAGCTTAGTTTGGGCGGCGGGTATTGGTGTGATATTAACCCTGTTATGCATTACCCCAACAGTGGGTGCCTAG
- the cobC gene encoding alpha-ribazole phosphatase, which produces MAKVSKTQIDLLRHGACEGGEIFRGSTDVALSELGWQQMHDKVATMGPNWDHIVSSPLQRCQRFAETLASEQKTPVTVCNDLREMHFGDWEGLPHDVARQQYPQEWSDFWESPAEASPPNGEAMPDFCRRVTTELDRIAEQYRGQSALLVVHGAVIRVMICHWLGMPMGAMTRLSVPYAGLTRFTVYHQEGKTPWVQLGSHY; this is translated from the coding sequence ATGGCTAAAGTAAGCAAAACACAGATAGATTTACTTCGGCATGGGGCATGCGAGGGTGGCGAGATTTTTCGTGGCAGCACCGACGTTGCCCTCAGCGAACTTGGTTGGCAGCAAATGCACGATAAAGTCGCGACCATGGGCCCTAATTGGGATCATATTGTGAGCTCCCCGCTACAGCGCTGCCAACGCTTTGCGGAGACACTTGCCAGTGAACAGAAAACGCCAGTAACCGTATGTAACGACCTACGTGAAATGCACTTTGGTGACTGGGAGGGCTTGCCTCACGATGTGGCGCGTCAGCAATACCCTCAAGAATGGTCAGATTTTTGGGAGTCGCCAGCTGAGGCTAGTCCGCCAAACGGCGAGGCAATGCCTGACTTTTGCCGGCGAGTAACCACAGAGCTAGATCGTATTGCAGAGCAGTATCGCGGCCAGTCTGCGCTGCTCGTTGTCCATGGTGCGGTTATTCGCGTCATGATATGTCATTGGTTGGGAATGCCAATGGGGGCAATGACAAGACTGTCTGTGCCGTATGCGGGCTTAACCCGGTTCACGGTGTACCATCAAGAGGGTAAGACACCCTGGGTTCAGTTGGGTAGCCACTATTAG
- a CDS encoding HAD family hydrolase, whose protein sequence is MRIPATISAIFFDLDGTLVDSGLNFKDLRQQLGWPENVDLLAYLAKLPCPQERAKAQQIIHEFEMVGAASATWMPGAKTLLDDLFNAGLATGIVTRNTRAAFDVCCHRLAIPPIEVITREDAPAKPDPTGLLDLAARLSVAPENAMYVGDYIYDLEAAKASGMYRCLYDPSGESVFAAQADICIRHFDELANHVADIVNTR, encoded by the coding sequence ATGCGTATACCGGCTACAATATCCGCTATCTTTTTTGATTTAGATGGCACGCTCGTGGATTCGGGGCTGAATTTTAAGGATTTACGGCAGCAATTGGGCTGGCCAGAAAACGTGGATTTATTGGCGTATCTAGCTAAGTTGCCATGTCCCCAAGAGCGAGCTAAAGCGCAGCAAATAATCCATGAGTTTGAAATGGTCGGCGCTGCCAGTGCGACGTGGATGCCGGGCGCAAAAACACTGCTTGATGACTTGTTCAACGCGGGCTTGGCAACAGGGATTGTGACGAGAAACACCCGTGCGGCTTTTGATGTGTGTTGCCATCGTCTAGCTATACCGCCGATAGAGGTGATTACTCGTGAAGACGCTCCCGCCAAGCCCGACCCTACTGGCTTACTTGATTTAGCCGCGAGACTATCGGTAGCGCCCGAAAATGCGATGTATGTTGGGGATTATATTTACGATCTAGAGGCCGCTAAAGCTTCTGGTATGTATCGTTGTTTATATGATCCTAGCGGGGAGTCAGTGTTTGCGGCACAGGCCGATATATGTATTCGTCATTTCGACGAACTCGCCAATCATGTGGCTGATATCGTAAACACACGTTAA
- the ampD gene encoding 1,6-anhydro-N-acetylmuramyl-L-alanine amidase AmpD, producing MYLIEPTGWLAGAKRCPSPNYNQRPSGDDISLLLIHNISLPAAEFGGPYVHQLFTNCIDCDAHASFQDLRGLTVSAHLFINRKGIIHQFVSFNDRAWHAGVSQFEGRDNCNDYSIGIELEGADDINYTDAQYRELITVTKSLQSYYPAITTNRIVGHSDVAPGRKTDPGIAFDWRYYKTALG from the coding sequence ATGTATTTAATCGAACCGACAGGTTGGCTGGCCGGCGCTAAACGGTGCCCGTCGCCCAATTATAATCAGCGGCCTAGTGGCGATGATATTAGCTTGCTGCTTATCCACAATATTAGTCTGCCAGCCGCAGAGTTTGGTGGACCGTATGTTCATCAGTTGTTTACCAACTGTATAGACTGTGATGCACATGCAAGTTTTCAAGATTTACGAGGTTTAACCGTTTCTGCGCATTTGTTTATTAATCGCAAAGGCATTATCCATCAATTTGTGTCGTTTAATGATCGAGCGTGGCATGCTGGGGTGTCGCAATTTGAGGGGCGCGATAACTGTAATGATTACAGTATTGGTATTGAGCTTGAGGGCGCAGATGATATTAACTATACCGATGCCCAGTACCGTGAGCTCATTACTGTAACAAAAAGCTTGCAGAGTTATTATCCGGCTATTACCACAAACCGTATAGTGGGTCACAGTGATGTGGCACCTGGGCGAAAAACTGATCCAGGTATAGCTTTTGATTGGCGTTATTATAAAACTGCATTGGGGTAA
- a CDS encoding cob(I)yrinic acid a,c-diamide adenosyltransferase yields the protein MGHRLSKIYTRTGDDGTTGLGDGSRIEKDHHRMESIGTVDELNSAIGLLLAELPSDDAYAALLAQIQHDLFDLGGELAVPGYTMISASRISELESKLDCLNEDLPPLKNFILPGGSKPAALCHMARAICRRAERCLVALSKTDEVNTTGRQYLNRLSDFLFVMARLLARRNGGQEVLWQQADKR from the coding sequence ATGGGACATCGATTATCGAAGATTTATACTCGCACTGGCGATGATGGCACCACCGGACTCGGTGATGGCTCTCGTATTGAGAAAGATCATCACCGAATGGAAAGCATTGGCACTGTCGATGAACTCAACTCTGCCATCGGCTTGCTGCTGGCCGAGCTACCTAGCGATGACGCCTATGCTGCACTGCTAGCCCAAATTCAACACGATTTATTCGATCTTGGCGGCGAGCTCGCGGTACCTGGTTATACCATGATAAGCGCAAGTCGCATTAGTGAGCTTGAAAGTAAATTAGACTGCTTAAACGAAGATCTTCCGCCGCTTAAAAACTTTATCCTTCCTGGTGGTAGCAAACCTGCTGCACTCTGCCATATGGCTAGAGCTATATGTCGCCGCGCCGAACGCTGTCTTGTCGCGCTCAGTAAAACTGACGAAGTAAACACCACCGGTCGCCAGTATTTAAATCGCCTATCAGACTTTTTATTTGTAATGGCAAGGCTATTAGCGCGCCGTAATGGCGGTCAAGAGGTATTATGGCAGCAAGCAGACAAACGATAA
- a CDS encoding ABC transporter ATP-binding protein: MSAIISVQQLSKIYDSGFQALDNISLEIKRGEIFALLGPNGAGKTTMISIICGIVNPSSGVITADGHDIIRDYRAARTKIGLVPQELCTDGFESVLTTVNFSRGLFGCPPNKAYIEQILRQLSLWDKRNARIMELSGGMKRRVMIAKALSHEPEILFLDEPTAGVDVELRRDMWEMVRGLRARGVTIILTTHYIEEAEEMADRIGVISRGKLILVEEKNVLMDKLGQKQLRLQLKKSLQELPTELQDYPLSLAADGLELIYHFDTKGDQTGIADLFRRLDEHGIDYKDIQSKQRSLEEIFVSLVSDTATVEVGAVE, from the coding sequence GTGTCTGCCATTATTAGTGTTCAGCAATTGAGCAAAATATACGACTCCGGATTTCAAGCACTTGATAACATCTCTTTGGAAATAAAGCGTGGTGAAATATTTGCGCTGCTAGGCCCTAACGGGGCCGGTAAAACCACGATGATTAGTATTATTTGCGGGATAGTGAATCCCAGCTCAGGAGTTATTACTGCGGATGGTCACGATATTATTCGTGATTACCGTGCGGCAAGAACTAAAATTGGTTTGGTGCCACAAGAATTATGTACCGATGGTTTTGAGAGTGTTCTCACCACGGTAAACTTTAGTCGGGGTTTGTTTGGCTGTCCGCCCAACAAGGCGTATATAGAGCAAATACTGCGACAACTCTCGCTGTGGGATAAGCGCAACGCCCGGATCATGGAATTGTCCGGAGGAATGAAGCGTCGAGTGATGATTGCCAAGGCCTTGTCGCACGAGCCTGAAATCTTGTTTCTTGATGAGCCTACGGCGGGTGTTGATGTTGAATTGCGTCGCGATATGTGGGAAATGGTAAGAGGCCTCCGCGCCCGAGGGGTGACCATTATTTTAACCACCCACTACATTGAAGAAGCCGAGGAAATGGCGGATCGGATAGGTGTGATATCGCGTGGCAAATTAATCCTTGTGGAAGAAAAAAATGTATTAATGGACAAGCTTGGGCAAAAGCAATTACGACTGCAATTGAAAAAGTCCCTGCAAGAATTGCCTACCGAATTACAGGATTACCCGCTGTCCTTAGCCGCCGATGGACTAGAGTTAATTTATCATTTTGATACTAAAGGTGATCAAACCGGAATTGCTGATTTATTTAGGCGGCTTGATGAGCACGGCATAGATTACAAAGATATCCAGTCGAAACAGCGCTCCTTAGAGGAAATTTTTGTGAGTTTAGTGAGTGATACTGCTACCGTGGAAGTGGGGGCTGTAGAATGA
- a CDS encoding TetR/AcrR family transcriptional regulator, protein MKNDSKPLPASALVSDKPYHHGDLRRQILDEAARLLKSEGESGLSMRKLAQNLGVSRTAPYHHFTDKQALLCGVAEEGFRRLREVIGTQPRLASAAISEEAVRDFVRRYVQFSIDNAEYYELMFGARLWKSQQLTESLKVEAYDAFKTYLEQIRHWQQEIQNAELDPLRFAQVSWSTLHGMSRLLIDGIYLDITAINVMTDTAAKMFWQQLYQPE, encoded by the coding sequence ATGAAAAATGACTCAAAACCTCTTCCTGCCTCCGCTCTAGTGAGTGACAAGCCCTATCATCACGGTGATTTGCGGCGTCAGATTTTGGATGAAGCGGCTCGACTGTTAAAAAGTGAGGGGGAAAGCGGCCTCTCAATGCGCAAGTTGGCGCAAAACCTCGGCGTGTCTCGCACTGCGCCATATCACCACTTCACAGATAAACAGGCTTTATTGTGCGGTGTCGCTGAAGAGGGCTTTCGTCGATTGAGAGAGGTCATTGGGACGCAGCCCCGCCTTGCCAGTGCAGCAATAAGTGAAGAGGCCGTGCGGGACTTTGTTAGGCGTTATGTGCAGTTTTCGATTGATAATGCCGAATATTATGAGTTGATGTTTGGCGCCCGCCTTTGGAAGTCGCAACAGCTCACTGAGTCGCTAAAAGTGGAGGCTTACGATGCTTTTAAGACCTACCTTGAGCAAATTCGTCACTGGCAGCAGGAGATTCAAAATGCCGAACTCGACCCTCTGCGTTTTGCCCAAGTGAGCTGGTCAACATTGCACGGTATGAGTCGCCTGCTCATTGATGGTATCTATCTCGATATTACCGCCATCAATGTTATGACCGATACCGCCGCAAAAATGTTTTGGCAGCAACTGTATCAACCTGAATAG
- the ampE gene encoding regulatory signaling modulator protein AmpE gives MEFFAILIAWAAVQFWGSGGVIQEDAWFLRYRDMTAKISNSTLRLLVLVALPMIGVFIVLWLLAPILFGLPVFLLSVAILLYCLGRGDFQVRLKLYLNSWQRTDLEGAYQHGRGFSAELCEVGAENALELHNSVRKAVFYQGFERWFAVVFWFVLAGPAAALAYRLLFLLANDDQLKQDDRNRAATALFYLEWLPVRILGFAFAIVGNFDTCIKTWRESVSSELPSADLLDKIGMTALPEFVPEGQVDGEQFVRLASEELLAVQHLLSRSLLVWVCAVAIVQLV, from the coding sequence ATGGAATTTTTTGCCATTTTAATTGCGTGGGCGGCAGTGCAATTTTGGGGTAGCGGCGGGGTTATCCAAGAAGATGCTTGGTTCCTGCGTTATCGAGATATGACGGCGAAAATTAGCAATAGCACTCTGCGTTTGCTTGTGCTGGTAGCGCTGCCGATGATCGGTGTTTTTATCGTGCTTTGGCTGTTGGCGCCCATCTTATTTGGTTTGCCGGTATTTCTGCTCAGTGTGGCCATTTTGTTATATTGTTTGGGGCGTGGTGATTTTCAAGTTCGTCTCAAACTTTACCTAAACAGCTGGCAGCGAACGGATTTAGAAGGTGCTTACCAGCATGGTCGAGGCTTTAGTGCAGAACTCTGTGAAGTGGGTGCCGAGAATGCCCTTGAACTTCATAACAGTGTTCGCAAAGCGGTGTTCTACCAAGGTTTTGAGCGCTGGTTTGCCGTGGTGTTTTGGTTTGTGCTTGCAGGGCCAGCGGCGGCCTTGGCATATCGTTTACTGTTTTTATTGGCGAATGATGATCAACTTAAACAGGACGATCGGAATCGTGCTGCCACCGCGTTATTTTATTTGGAATGGTTGCCGGTTCGTATTTTGGGTTTTGCTTTTGCCATTGTCGGGAATTTTGATACCTGTATAAAAACGTGGCGAGAGAGTGTGAGTAGCGAGCTACCGTCTGCTGATCTTTTGGATAAAATCGGTATGACCGCACTGCCTGAATTTGTGCCAGAGGGGCAGGTAGATGGCGAACAATTTGTACGCTTGGCTTCGGAGGAGTTGTTGGCGGTTCAGCATTTACTGTCACGCAGTTTGCTGGTGTGGGTCTGTGCAGTGGCGATAGTGCAGTTGGTCTAG
- the cobU gene encoding bifunctional adenosylcobinamide kinase/adenosylcobinamide-phosphate guanylyltransferase, with product MLELYLGGARSGKSQLAEQRICMAPDNIQRVYIATATAGDEEMAARIAHHQHLRQGKGWRTVEAPEELTAAIRANAAVDSAILVDCLTLWLSNWLMKDDLSNWHDVRDEFYQVLQQAEGHIVLVTNEVGQGIVPLGSLSRQFVDESGRLHQDLAAMADRVVLVTAGLEQVLKG from the coding sequence GTGCTTGAATTGTATCTTGGTGGTGCACGATCGGGTAAAAGTCAGTTAGCTGAGCAGCGGATTTGCATGGCTCCAGACAATATTCAGCGTGTGTATATTGCTACTGCCACCGCAGGGGATGAAGAAATGGCGGCGCGTATTGCTCACCATCAACATCTGCGGCAAGGCAAGGGTTGGCGTACCGTAGAGGCACCTGAGGAGCTAACTGCGGCGATTAGAGCGAATGCAGCAGTGGACAGTGCAATCTTGGTTGACTGTTTAACCTTATGGTTAAGTAATTGGCTGATGAAAGATGATTTATCAAACTGGCATGATGTTCGCGACGAGTTTTATCAGGTGTTGCAGCAGGCAGAGGGTCATATTGTGTTGGTGACCAACGAGGTGGGGCAGGGAATTGTGCCTCTGGGGTCATTAAGTCGGCAATTTGTTGACGAATCGGGGCGCTTGCATCAGGACCTCGCGGCAATGGCAGATCGAGTCGTGTTGGTAACGGCGGGTTTAGAGCAAGTTTTGAAAGGATAA
- a CDS encoding ABC transporter permease has protein sequence MNFHAVKAIYQFELQRTWRTIMQSIASPVISTSLYFVVFGSAIGSRMVEIDGVSYAAFIIPGLVMLALLTESISNASFGIYFPKYNGTIYEILSAPISMREILLGYVGAATTKSVIVGSIILITANLFVDYHIAHPFWMVTFLVLTAATFSLFGFIIGIWADGFEKLQVVPMLIVTPLTFLGGSFYSISMLPPLWQSITLANPVVYLISAFRWSFYGVADVNIGVSVVMILVFMGLCLITVAWMFRTGYRLKN, from the coding sequence ATGAATTTTCATGCTGTAAAAGCGATTTATCAATTTGAGCTGCAGCGTACTTGGCGAACTATTATGCAAAGTATCGCGTCGCCGGTTATCTCTACGTCGCTGTATTTTGTGGTGTTTGGCTCTGCAATTGGTTCGCGGATGGTGGAAATCGACGGTGTAAGCTATGCCGCATTTATTATTCCAGGCTTGGTGATGTTGGCGTTGCTGACAGAGAGTATCTCTAATGCCTCGTTTGGTATTTATTTTCCCAAGTATAACGGCACTATCTATGAGATTTTATCGGCACCAATCTCAATGAGAGAGATATTGCTGGGCTATGTTGGGGCGGCAACAACGAAGTCGGTGATTGTGGGTAGTATTATCTTAATTACCGCGAACCTGTTTGTGGATTACCACATTGCACATCCGTTTTGGATGGTGACCTTTCTGGTGCTTACCGCGGCAACCTTTAGTTTGTTCGGTTTTATTATCGGCATTTGGGCCGACGGTTTTGAAAAGCTGCAAGTGGTGCCCATGTTGATTGTTACGCCGTTAACCTTTTTGGGTGGTAGTTTTTATTCTATAAGCATGCTGCCACCGTTGTGGCAGTCCATCACCCTAGCTAATCCGGTGGTTTATTTAATCAGCGCATTTCGCTGGAGTTTCTACGGCGTGGCTGACGTCAATATTGGTGTCAGCGTGGTGATGATTTTAGTGTTCATGGGGCTGTGTTTGATAACCGTTGCTTGGATGTTTCGGACCGGATATCGTTTGAAAAATTGA
- a CDS encoding NADPH-dependent 2,4-dienoyl-CoA reductase, protein MSQYPNMLKPLDLGFTVLKNRVLMGSMHTGLEEAENGFERMAAFFAERARGGVALIVTGGFGPNIRAATHEHTKMLRTEEDCVGHRIVTDAVHKADGKICMQILHTGRYAFNENPIAPSAIRAPINAFTPEAASLDQVEEQIQDFVRTAVLAKKAGYDGVEIMGSEGYFINQFLAKRTNHRDDEWGGDYENRMRLPVEIVRRVREATGENFIIIYRLSMLDLVEGGSSYDEILTLGKAVEKAGATLINTGIGWHEARIPTIATKVPRAAFTWVTAKFRTELSVPVITSNRINTPEVAEDVLARGDADMISMARPFLADADFIAKAAAGRSDEINTCIGCNQACLDHIFSGKLTSCLVNPRACHETEITISASDNRKNIAVVGAGPAGLAFATTAAERGHSVTLFDAAPSIGGQFNIAKQIPGKEEFNETIRYFERRIALTGVNTKLGATVDQSTLNSGNYDEVVLATGIKPRTPPIEGIEHPKVLSYLDVIRDRKAVGKKVAIIGAGGIGFDVAEFLTHTSDASTNISTFMREWGVDMTMQARGGIEGVQADVSESPREVFLLQRKTSKVGSGLGKTTGWIHRAGLQQKGVNMLPGCEYLKIDDAGLHIRLGNEERILDVDNIIVCAGQESLTELSEGLTSSVHLIGGAHLATELDAKRAIDQGTRLAATI, encoded by the coding sequence ATGAGCCAGTACCCCAATATGTTAAAGCCCTTAGATCTCGGGTTTACCGTGCTTAAAAACCGCGTTCTAATGGGTTCGATGCACACCGGCCTTGAAGAAGCAGAGAATGGCTTTGAGCGCATGGCTGCGTTTTTTGCTGAACGTGCGCGTGGCGGCGTAGCGCTTATTGTTACTGGCGGTTTCGGCCCCAATATTCGCGCGGCAACACACGAGCACACCAAAATGCTACGCACCGAAGAAGATTGCGTAGGCCACCGTATTGTTACCGACGCCGTTCACAAAGCCGATGGTAAAATCTGTATGCAAATTCTGCATACCGGACGCTACGCGTTTAACGAAAACCCCATTGCACCATCAGCAATCAGAGCCCCCATCAACGCCTTCACTCCCGAAGCCGCCAGCCTCGATCAAGTTGAAGAACAGATTCAAGACTTTGTTCGAACTGCGGTACTGGCTAAGAAAGCCGGCTACGATGGCGTAGAAATTATGGGCTCAGAAGGCTATTTCATTAATCAGTTTTTAGCCAAGCGCACCAATCATCGTGACGATGAATGGGGTGGCGATTACGAAAACCGCATGCGTTTACCCGTGGAAATTGTCCGCCGAGTACGCGAAGCTACCGGCGAAAATTTCATTATTATTTATCGCCTATCAATGCTTGACCTTGTCGAAGGTGGCAGCAGCTACGACGAGATATTAACTCTAGGAAAAGCCGTAGAAAAAGCGGGAGCAACCTTAATTAACACCGGTATTGGCTGGCACGAAGCGCGAATTCCAACCATTGCGACCAAGGTTCCGCGCGCCGCATTTACCTGGGTAACAGCTAAATTCCGCACCGAACTTAGCGTTCCTGTTATTACCTCTAACCGCATTAATACACCCGAAGTGGCTGAAGATGTATTGGCTCGTGGTGATGCTGACATGATATCAATGGCGCGGCCATTTCTTGCTGACGCCGACTTTATCGCTAAAGCCGCAGCGGGTCGCAGCGATGAAATCAATACCTGTATTGGCTGCAACCAAGCCTGCTTGGATCACATTTTCAGTGGTAAATTAACCAGCTGCTTAGTTAACCCCCGCGCCTGTCATGAAACTGAGATCACCATTTCGGCAAGTGATAACCGTAAAAATATTGCCGTGGTTGGTGCCGGCCCCGCTGGTTTAGCCTTTGCAACAACGGCAGCCGAACGTGGCCACAGCGTCACCTTATTTGACGCAGCACCCAGCATTGGCGGTCAGTTCAACATTGCCAAGCAAATCCCAGGAAAAGAAGAGTTTAACGAGACCATTCGCTACTTTGAGCGCCGCATTGCCCTCACGGGTGTTAATACCAAGCTCGGCGCAACCGTAGATCAGTCTACGTTGAATAGCGGTAACTATGACGAAGTAGTTCTGGCTACGGGTATAAAACCCCGCACCCCTCCCATCGAAGGCATTGAGCACCCTAAAGTTTTAAGCTACCTAGATGTCATCAGAGATCGCAAAGCGGTTGGTAAAAAAGTCGCTATTATTGGCGCCGGTGGTATCGGCTTCGATGTTGCCGAGTTCCTCACTCATACCAGCGACGCTAGCACCAATATCTCGACCTTTATGCGCGAATGGGGTGTAGACATGACTATGCAGGCACGCGGCGGTATTGAGGGAGTACAAGCCGATGTATCTGAGTCACCACGCGAAGTATTTTTACTACAGCGCAAAACATCTAAAGTTGGCAGCGGGCTGGGCAAAACAACCGGTTGGATTCACCGTGCTGGGCTGCAGCAAAAAGGCGTTAATATGCTGCCCGGTTGCGAATATCTGAAAATTGATGATGCCGGCTTACATATTCGACTCGGTAATGAAGAGCGTATCCTAGACGTAGACAATATCATTGTCTGCGCTGGTCAGGAGTCTCTCACAGAACTCAGCGAAGGCCTTACTAGCTCGGTGCATCTCATTGGCGGAGCACATTTAGCTACTGAACTAGATGCCAAGCGTGCAATCGATCAAGGTACTCGTTTAGCGGCAACAATATAA